One genomic window of Amphiura filiformis chromosome 3, Afil_fr2py, whole genome shotgun sequence includes the following:
- the LOC140147814 gene encoding LOW QUALITY PROTEIN: uncharacterized protein (The sequence of the model RefSeq protein was modified relative to this genomic sequence to represent the inferred CDS: deleted 2 bases in 1 codon): protein MAISMLRSLHRNLILSLLWLCIFSTIQSYTYGQETKIRDCLDHNPDLRHPYMLFTAYEQGCQNVSVRTSSGMGIEVNVEITPSWSIYHFFYITVPQKSHNPCSDVGLMAVTKDNQASILRNIFYNNRLDITFRAGQKLTLRSVPLPSEHTTNDGCHLQLSEPSTSRPDASMTYFNQIHFVTFDIPLTFDRFLEENPSLQAAHTDTNDIVPFFDVPKSKLIYKAELPQCPKQCRCRLSFQRFDVNCLRGSDARHTLLVYLPAESSTEKLTLDASKRQLDFISPDAFRNLNINYLLLGDNNLANLDEETFLGLQRLQALDVSFNKLANISANILGVARLEYISLRGNTLSKLPLGVFDMLSRLSFLDLGINILTGLKNGTFAGLNSLAWLDLSHNKLTQLEAGVFDMLIRLRSLNLNNNQLSSLKSEMFSNLTALIRLDLENNRLSSFQANTFLGLQSLTQLNVNDNQLTDCAPGSFKGLTSLEYLDLGFQMLSNLPPAIFKDLSSLKWLHLNNNNLTSIKTGTFDKLPQLQQLDLDYNAISMLPSNAFLQLPSLTTLNLTGNVLSNLERYAFRGLTSLEFLDLSDHMLSELPQYLLTLISLKWLLLNGNILSTLRGYTFAGLTRLTQLDLSDNMLTDLATNAFIGLLSLTNLNLTGNAISRIEPGAFIDLTSLQHLDLSYHNLSHLRNGTFNGLTGLQWLYLNNNNLTDLEAGTFDGLIKLSVLDLCYNQLTHFKHGTLSSLFSLVTLKLRGNVLMELVPDQFYGLNSLQYLGLSFHMLTSLPAGVFNGLPGLRWLQIDHNLLSTLDPGAFEGLIKLESLDLRCNRLTNLTSNSLLGVPALTTLKLAGNNVSRIQPGAFTGLGSLKYLDLSELGLSYLEQSTFHGLGNLQWLHIANNNLSQIDSRTFEGLTMLQELHIYNNTLSIMKLGTFVDLISLTELKLFGNQISFLPPGLFLGLTSLQDLDLSYQELTNLSKSTFKGLTNLKWLYLNGNELSSLENGTFSELHILETLDISANVLTRLERDVFTGLVSLTQLNLTGNRLAHFEPGTFNMLTSLQNLNLSYQMLTSLSRDSFKELKNLLWLHLSNNKLSKLENGTFAGLTKLEELNLSRNKLQEILPNTFQDLVQLTKLDLANNPLAHLIPGTFNDLRSLQFLSLTHHNLSTLTYHTFLGATNLIWLHLNDNNLTSLEPGTFGGLTKLTELFLQNNKLSNLTANMFAGLSSLIYLKLDGNKLSSLAKDAFNGLINMEYLDLSKHLLTNITRGALRGLSHLKWLTLSHNKLSWLEAGAFKEPTTLLGLDLSYNLLNNITHDTLDAIATSLMRLNLTHNLLSYIEHSSFHRLTNLLFLDLSYNLLTDLDVGAWLGLTSLTWLDLRYNRFVQFKADVFQGPTNLKQLDLHNLSLANLQPGTFNGLKNLEVLYLYDNQLSEIRNGTFDGLPSLKELYLFNNTLSSLEFSIFSQLKSLQLLDLSFNQLSSLDERFFHGLILHELWLSGNFISHLSAGQFQRFRHLYLLDLSNNSITSIPADTFHYVPVLKYLILLDSNYLTTISPDSGLGKDTYILSFVLPSMCCFMTSSGIQCNEGEDNSYTTCQRMLPNDAIRSSMWITGICALVFNLAVLICGCYMYSHRKGKHIGIKQLLLITNLAVADLLMGVYLLIIAASDQYYASNFQMKSDEWQNSRVCKLASFVSVLSSEASLFFVTLISVDRFWTFFIVWASFQPFCNIGKVEQRLMPRRKARVLPFIFTWIIAIICSALTIMLPTFNNTNLYSYPEICLGLPLTRSISYKDVSKNITISHSNRFKPPMHFTVHSQEPIYDHIGSYYSILLFLGLNLFCCVVIVTCYVCIFLIVQKIRCKPSRKQEKPRWKQDIRMTLKMGLIVLTDLMCWIPIVTLGILVQSDKLDLSPQIYAWMVAFVLPINSAVNPFLYTLSTLVSNYRRKKTRKIETTSRNTSRNVW from the exons ATGGCTATATCAATGCTAAGGTCACTTCACAGGAATCTCATCCTAAGTTTACTCTGGTTATGCATATTTTCCACAATTCAGTCGTACACTTACGGCCAAGAGACAAAAATCCGGGATTGCCTTGACCACAATCCTGACCTGCGTCACCCATACATGTTATTTACAGCATACGAACAGGGATGCCAAAATGTCTCAGTACGAACCTCCTCTGGAATGGGCATTGAAGTTAACGTGGAGATAACGCCCTCGTGGTCCATATATCATTTTTTCTACATCACTGTTCCACAAAAATCACATAACCCATGTTCAGATGTAGGCCTAATGGCAGTGACTAAGGATAATCAAGCATCAATCCTTCGTAACATCTTCTATAACAACAGATTGGATATTACCTTCAGAGCAGGTCAAAAACTGACTTTACGATCAGTTCCTCTTCCGTCTGAGCACACCACGAATGACGGATGCCATTTACAACTATCAGAACCATCGACTTCAAGGCCAGATGCTTCCATGACTTACTTCAACCAAATACATTTTGTAACTTTTGACATACCATTGACATTTGACAGATTTCTGGAAGAAAATCCATCTCTGCAAGCTGCACATACAGATACAAATGACATTGTGCCATTTTTCGACGTACCAAAATCTAAGCTTATCTACAAAGCTGAATTACCTCAATGTCCAAAGCAATGCAGGTGTCGCTTATCCTTTCAACGATTTGACGTCAACTGCCTCCGAGGCTCTGATGCAAGACACACCCTTCTGGTCTATCTTCCCGCAGAATCCTCCACCGAAAAATTAACACTTGATGCATCCAAAAGACAGCTTGATTTCATTTCTCCCGATGCCTTCAGAAATCTCAACATCAACTATCTTCTACTTGGTGATAACAACCTAGCCAACCTTGACGAGGAGACGTTCTTAGGGCTCCAACGACTTCAAGCACTGGATGTGTCATTTAACAAATTGGCAAATATTAGTGCGAATATATTAGGTGTCGCTCGTTTGGAATATATATCTTTACGAGGAAATACACTGTCTAAGTTGCCATTGGGTGTATTTGATATGCTATCCAGATTGTCTTTTTTAGATTTAGGTATCAATATCTTGACCGGCTTAAAAAACGGCACTTTTGCCGGATTAAACAGTTTGGCATGGTTGGATCTAAGTCACAACAAACTCACCCAGCTTGAAGCAGGTGTATTTGATATGCTCATCAGATTACGCAGTTTAAATCTAAACAATAACCAATTGTCTTCTCTGAAAAGCGAAATGTTTAGTAATCTGACAGCCTTAATCAGGCTAGATCTTGAAAACAACAGGTTGTCAAGTTTTCAGGCCAACACCTTCCTTGGCCTTCAAAGTTTGACCCAGCTCAATGTAAATGACAATCAACTGACTGACTGTGCGCCCGGTTCATTCAAAGGTTTGACCAGTTTGGAATACCTTGATTTGGGTTTCCAAATGCTATCTAATTTACCACCCGCTATATTCAAAGACCTCTCCTCTCTTAAGTGGCTACATTTGAACAATAACAACTTGACTTCGATCAAAACTGGCACTTTTGACAAACTTCCACAGTTGCAACAACTTGACCTTGATTACAATGCGATATCTATGTTACCATCCAATGCTTTCTTACAGCTTCCGAGTTTAACGACCCTTAATCTTACTGGAAATGTTTTATCTAACCTCGAAAGGTATGCATTTCGTGGTCTGACAAGTTTAGAATTCCTTGACCTCAGCGATCACATGCTTTCTGAGCTTCCGCAATATCTTTTGAC TCTGATCAGTTTAAAATGGCTGCTTTTGAATGGCAATATCTTGTCGACGCTCCGTGGGTACACCTTCGCTGGTCTGACTAGATTGACACAGCTAGATTTAAGTGACAATATGTTAACTGATCTTGCAACTAATGCATTCATTGGACTCCTGAGTTTGACCAATCTGAATCTTACCGGTAACGCAATATCTCGCATTGAACCAGGTGCGTTCATTGATCTCACCAGCTTGCAGCATCTCGACTTAAGTTATCACAACTTGTCGCACCTTCGGAACGGTACTTTCAACGGTCTGACCGGTTTGCAGTGGCTATACCTAAACAACAACAATTTGACAGATCTTGAAGCAGGCACATTCGATGGGCTGATCAAATTAAGCGTGTTAGATTTGTGCTACAACCAATTGACACATTTCAAACATGGCACACTCAGTAGTCTGTTTAGCCTGGTGACTCTTAAGCTACGAGGTAATGTGCTGATGGAACTTGTTCCAGATCAATTCTACGGGCTCAACAGCCTTCAATACCTCGGTCTCAGTTTCCATATGCTAACCAGTCTCCCCGCAGGTGTTTTCAATGGGTTGCCTGGTCTCAGATGGCTTCAGATTGACCACAATCTGCTATCTACACTTGATCCAGGAGCTTTTGAGGGGTTAATCAAGTTAGAAAGTCTAGATCTGCGATGCAATAGACTAACCAACCTTACATCAAACTCGCTGCTTGGTGTCCCGGCCCTGACAACTTTAAAACTTGCCGGTAACAATGTGTCCAGAATTCAACCTGGCGCATTTACTGGACTTGGCAGCTTAAAATATCTCGATTTGAGTGAGCTTGGTCTGTCTTATCTAGAACAAAGTACGTTTCACGGACTTGGAAATCTACAATGGCTTCACATTGCAAACAACAACTTATCACAGATTGATTCCAGAACCTTTGAGGGTTTGACCATGTTACAAGAATTACACATTTATAACAACACCTTGTCCATCATGAAATTAGGTACATTTGTTGACCTAATCAGTTTGACTGAATTGAAACTTTTCGGCAATCAAATTTCTTTTCTGCCTCCTGGCTTATTCCTTGGCCTAACAAGTCTGCAAGATCTTGATCTTAGTTACCAAGAACTAACTAACCTTTCTAAGAGCACCTTCAAAGGTTTAACAAATCTAAAATGGCTTTATCTCAATGGAAATGAACTATCTAGTCTAGAAAATGGAACTTTTTCTGAATTACACATATTGGAAACATTAGATATCAGTGCAAATGTGTTAACACGGCTTGAACGTGATGTATTCACTGGACTGGTAAGCTTAACCCAGCTGAACCTGACAGGCAACAGGTTAGCACACTTTGAGCCTGGCACCTTTAACATGCTCACTAGTTTGCAAAATCTCAACCTAAGCTACCAAATGTTGACAAGTTTATCGCGCGACTCCTTCAAAGAGCTCAAAAACCTACTCTGGCTGCATTTAAGTAACAACAAACTAAGCAAACTTGAAAATGGAACATTTGCTGGGCTTACAAAACTAGAAGAGTTGAACCTGAGTCGCAATAAGCTACAGGAAATCCTACCCAACACATTTCAAGATCTAGTTCAGTTAACAAAGCTTGATCTAGCCAACAATCCACTGGCTCATCTCATACCTGGCACGTTCAATGACCTCAGAAGCCTGCAGTTCTTAAGCTTAACTCACCACAATCTATCCACTCTAACATACCACACCTTTCTGGGAGCCACTAACTTAATATGGTTACACTTGAATGACAATAACTTGACAAGTTTGGAACCGGGGACCTTTGGCGGACTTACTAAACTGACAGAGCTCTTCCTTCAGAACAATAAGCTGTCCAATCTCACAGCTAACATGTTTGCTGGGTTGTCTAGTTTGATCTACCTCAAGCTAGATGGCAACAAGTTATCTTCACTTGCTAAAGATGCATTCAATGGCCTCATCAACATGGAGTACCTGGACCTCAGCAAACATTTGCTGACCAATATTACGCGAGGTGCATTGAGGGGATTAAGCCATCTAAAATGGCTGACACTGAGTCACAACAAGTTGTCGTGGCTTGAAGCTGGTGCTTTTAAAGAACCCACCACGCTACTGGGACTTGATTTGAGCTATAACTTGCTCAATAACATCACACATGACACATTGGATGCAATCGCCACTTCTCTGATGCGACTGAACCTGACGCACAACTTGTTATCGTACATCGAGCATTCCTCATTTCACCGACTTACCAACTTGCTGTTTTTGGATTTGAGTTACAACCTCCTGACCGACCTCGATGTTGGCGCGTGGCTCGGGCTTACCAGCTTAACGTGGCTGGATCTCAGATACAATAGATTTGTTCAATTTAAAGCCGATGTATTTCAAGGTCCAACCAATCTGAAACAACTAGATCTACACAACTTAAGCTTAGCCAACCTTCAACCTGGCACTTTCAATGGTCTCAAGAATTTAGAAGTACTGTACCTCTACGACAACCAACTATCCGAGATCAGAAATGGCACATTTGATGGtcttccaagtttgaaagaactCTATTTGTTCAATAACACATTGTCATCTCTAGAATTCAGTATATTTAGCCAGTTGAAAAGCTTACAATTGTTAGATCTGTCTTTCAATCAACTATCAAGTCTCGACGAACGATTTTTCCATGGGCTTATTCTGCACGAGTTATGGCTCTCTGGTAACTTCATATCGCATCTTTCTGCTGGGCAATTTCAAAGATTTCGTCATTTGTACCTGCTAGATCTCAGCAATAACAGTATTACCAGCATACCTGCCGATACTTTCCATTATGTACCCGTCCTGAAATATTTAATTCTTTTGGACAGCAACTACTTGACCACAATCTCACCAGATTCTGGTCTTGGAAAGGACACATACATTCTCAGCTTTGTGTTGCCATCTATGTGCTGTTTCATGACGAGTTCAGGAATACAGTGCAACGAAGGCGAGGACAATTCGTACACCACGTGCCAGAGGATGCTACCAAATGACGCCATCAGAAGCTCCATGTGGATCACCGGCATATGCGCCTTGGTGTTCAACTTGGCAGTGCTGATCTGTGGATGTTACATGTACAGTCATCGCAAAGGCAAGCATATTGGGATAAAACAATTGCTACTCATTACCAACCTAGCTGTGGCAGACCTGCTAATGGGGGTGTATCTTCTTATTATCGCTGCGTCCGACCAATATTATGCATCCAATTTCCAGATGAAATCCGACGAGTGGCAAAACAGCCGGGTGTGTAAGCTTGCCAGTTTTGTATCGGTGTTATCCAGCGAAGCATCCCTCTTTTTCGTCACCCTGATCAGCGTGGATAGATTTTGGACATTTTTCATTGTTTGGGCTAGTTTTCAACCTTTCTGCAACATCGGCAAAGTCGAACAACGACTTATGCCACGCAGGAAGGCTAGAGTACTACCGTTTATATTTACATGGATAATAGCTATTATTTGCAGTGCACTGACAATAATGCTGCCAACCTTCAATAATACCAATCTCTATTCATACCCAGAAATATGCCTTGGGCTGCCGCTGACTCGATCCATAAGCTACAAAGATGTCTCTAAGAATATCACCATCTCGCACTCTAACAGATTCAAACCCCCGATGCATTTCACGGTACACAGCCAAGAACCTATCTACGACCATATTGGATCTTACTATTCCATATTATTGTTTCTTGGCCTGAACCTCTTCTGTTGCGTTGTTATCGTCACATGCTATGTGTGCATCTTCCTCATTGTGCAGAAGATCAGATGCAAGCCTAGTCGGAAGCAAGAGAAACCAAGATGGAAGCAAGACATTCGCATGACCCTGAAAATGGGTCTCATCGTTCTAACGGACCTGATGTGTTGGATACCGATTGTGACACTGGGGATTTTGGTCCAAAGTGACAAGCTTGACTTATCGCCGCAAATCTACGCATGGATGGTGGCGTTTGTGTTGCCTATCAATTCGGCTGTCAACCCATTCCTGTACACCTTATCTACTTTGGTATCTAATTATCGTAGAAAGAAAACACGCAAAATCGAAACAACCTCTAGAAATACCTCTAGAAATGTTTGGTGA